The following coding sequences are from one Microtus pennsylvanicus isolate mMicPen1 chromosome 1, mMicPen1.hap1, whole genome shotgun sequence window:
- the LOC142838122 gene encoding olfactory receptor 5AC1-like: MKGNRTLLTEFVLRGLTDHQELQVPLFLVFFFTYLTTMVGNLGLIFLIWKDPHLHTPMYIFLGHLAFADGCISTTVTPKMLMTFLYKNVMISLGECFAQYYFFCISATTEIFLLVAMAYDRYVAICNPLHYAVVMSKRLCTVLISMSYIIGFVNCGLNVGLLFRLTFCKSNVIDHFYCEILPLYTLSCTDPSVNTLIIFICASSIQISTSLTIVVSYARVLFAVLNMKSKSGRKKAFFTCSAHLLSVSLFYGTLLFMYVSHGSGPSKTQDKMYSLFYTVVIPLLNPFIYSLRNKEVLGALKKVVK; encoded by the coding sequence ATGAAAGGAAACAGGACCCTGCTGACTGAGTTTGTCCTCAGAGGACTAACAGATCATCAAGAGCTGCAAGTCCCCCTGTTCCTGGTGTTTTTCTTTACCTATCTTACCACCATGGTGGGCAACCTTGGCTTAATCTTTCTCATCTGGAAGGACCCCCATCTTCACACTCCTATGTACATTTTCCTTGGACATTTAGCCTTTGCTGATGGTTGTATTTCAACCACAGTGACTCCAAAAATGCTTATGACATTTTTGTATAAAAATGTCATGATATCTCTGGGTGAGTGTTTTGCCCAGTATTACTTTTTTTGTATCAGTGCAACTACCGAAATTTTTCTCCTCGTAgcaatggcctatgaccgctatgtagcCATATGCAACCCTCTGCACTATGCAGTTGTGATGTCCAAAAGACTCTGCACTGTGTTAATAAGTATGTCATATATAATTGGTTTTGTAAACTGTGGACTTAATGTAGGGTTATTATTTAGATTGACTTTCTGTAAGTCCAATGTAATTGACCATTTCTACTGTGAAATATTACCACTCTATACACTCTCTTGCACTGATCCATCAGTTAATACattgatcatttttatttgtgcttcTTCCATACAAATCAGCACCTCTTTGACCATTGTAGTCTCTTATGCCCGTGTCCTATTTGCTGTCCTGAACATGAAGTCTAAGAGTGGCAGAAAGAAAGCCTTCTTCACCTGCAGTGCGCacctgctctctgtctctttgttctATGGCACTCTCCTCTTCATGTATGTGAGCCATGGGTCTGGACCAAGTAAAACACAAGACAAAATGTATTCACTGTTCTACACGGTAGTAATTCCTCTGCTAAACCCCTTCATTTATAGTTTAAGAAACAAGGAAGTTTTAGGTGCTCTGAAAAAAGTTGTAAAATga
- the LOC142838131 gene encoding olfactory receptor 5AC1-like, protein MEGNWTQLAEFFLQGITDRPELQVPLFLVFVSIYVITMVGNLGLIFLVLKDPHLHTPMYLFLGSLAFADACSSTAVTPKMLMKFLNKNDMISLGECFSQFYFFCSSATAECFLLVVMAYDRYVAICNPLHYAVVMSKRLCVQFISVSYLIGLLLGSIHVALLFRLTFCSSNIIDHFFCDVIPLYTISCTDPFINALVLFVFAVFVEVSTFMSIIVSYIHVLFAILKTKSKKGRSKAFSTCSAHLVSVSLFYGTIFVIYVISVSDTENYQGKLYSLFYTVIIPLLNPFIYSLRNKEVLGALRKLRK, encoded by the coding sequence ATGGAAGGAAATTGGACCCAGTTAGCTGAATTTTTTCTTCAAGGAATAACAGATCGTCCAGAGCTACAAGTCCCTCTATTCCTGGTGTTCGTTTCCATCTATGTCATCACCATGGTGGGCAATCTTGGCTTAATTTTTCTTGTCTTGAAGGATCCCCATCTTCACACTCCCATGTACCTTTTCCTTGGAAGTTTAGCCTTTGCTGATGCCTGTTCTTCAACTGCTGTGACTCCAAAAATGcttatgaaatttttaaataagaatgacaTGATATCACTGGGTGAGTGTTtttcccaattttattttttttgttcgAGTGCGACTGCGGAATGTTTCCTACTGGTagtgatggcctatgaccgctatgtagcCATATGCAACCCTCTGCACTATGCAGTTGTAATGTCCAAAAGACTCTGTGTTCAGTTCATAAGTGTGTCATATCTAATTGGACTTCTACTTGGCTCAATTCATGTAGCATTATTATTTAGGTTAACTTTTTGCAGTTCCAATATAATAGATCATTTCTTTTGTGATGTCATACCACTCTATACAATTTCTTGCACTGACCCATTTATTAATGCCTTGGTCCTTTTcgtttttgctgtttttgtagAAGTGAGTACTTTTATGAGCATTATAGTTTCTTATATCCATGTGCTTTTTGCCATCCTGAAAACAAAGTCTAAGAAGGGCAGAAGCaaagccttctccacctgcagTGCCCACCTCGTGTCTGTCTCTTTGTTCTATGGCACCATCTTTGTCATATATGTGATATCTGTATCAGACACAGAAAATTATCAAGGTAAACTGTATTCATTATTCTACACTGTTATCATTCCTCTACTGAACCCGTTTATTTACAGCCTAAGAAACAAAGAAGTTTTAGGTGCATTgagaaaactcagaaaataa